In Microbacterium esteraromaticum, the following proteins share a genomic window:
- a CDS encoding HAD hydrolase-like protein: MPESTYTCILWDVDGTIADASAGILPRLQQVFASYGLPEPDADALSLWIGPPMLESFQLRAGMNAVQAEEAVQRYRALAAADGYAASVDLYPGVADVLRAVHAAGIPQATASTKPENQVRAILDHYELTPLFTAVSGARVGTVGNHDGKAFVVGQALDRLKAAGVDVSRPVLIGDRHHDVDGAAEHGIPVIFSEWGFGRPSEAEGAKARAADTAELHALLLG; encoded by the coding sequence ATGCCCGAATCGACCTACACCTGCATACTCTGGGACGTCGACGGCACCATCGCCGACGCGTCTGCGGGCATCCTCCCCCGCCTGCAGCAGGTGTTCGCCTCGTACGGTCTGCCCGAGCCCGATGCCGATGCCCTGTCGCTCTGGATCGGGCCGCCCATGCTCGAGTCCTTCCAGCTGCGTGCGGGGATGAACGCGGTGCAGGCCGAGGAGGCCGTGCAGCGGTACCGCGCACTGGCGGCCGCAGACGGATACGCGGCATCGGTCGACCTCTACCCCGGCGTCGCTGACGTGCTTCGCGCGGTGCACGCCGCCGGCATCCCGCAGGCGACCGCCAGCACGAAGCCCGAGAACCAGGTGCGGGCGATCCTCGACCACTACGAGCTGACGCCGCTGTTCACCGCGGTCTCGGGTGCTCGCGTCGGCACGGTCGGCAACCATGACGGCAAGGCCTTCGTCGTCGGCCAGGCGCTCGATCGCCTGAAGGCCGCCGGAGTCGACGTCTCGCGCCCGGTGCTCATCGGCGACCGCCATCACGACGTCGACGGCGCGGCCGAGCACGGCATCCCGGTGATCTTCTCCGAGTGGGGCTTCGGCCGTCCTTCCGAGGCCGAGGGCGCG
- the nucS gene encoding endonuclease NucS: MRLVIARCSVDYTGRLNAHLPLATRLLVHKGDGSLLVHSDGGSYKPLNWMSPPCSLAPEIPGEEEASAGVIEVWRVTHKKTGDALRVQIYEIIHDSNHELGIDPGLQKDGVEADLQRLLAEQVDLISEGATLVRREYPTAIGPVDLMVRDAHGAAIAVEVKRRGDIDGVEQLTRYLELLGRDPHLAPVTGVFAAQEIKPQARVLAEDRGIRCVVLDYEGMKGIESGIPRLF, from the coding sequence GTGCGTCTCGTCATCGCCCGCTGCTCGGTCGACTACACCGGCCGGCTCAACGCCCATCTGCCCCTCGCCACGCGTCTGCTGGTGCACAAGGGTGACGGCAGTCTGCTCGTGCACTCCGACGGCGGCAGCTACAAGCCGCTGAACTGGATGAGCCCGCCGTGCTCGCTCGCCCCCGAGATCCCGGGCGAGGAAGAGGCCAGTGCCGGCGTGATCGAGGTCTGGCGCGTCACCCACAAGAAGACCGGCGACGCACTGCGCGTGCAGATCTACGAGATCATCCACGACTCCAACCATGAGCTGGGCATCGACCCTGGCCTGCAGAAAGACGGCGTAGAGGCCGACCTGCAGCGCCTGCTCGCCGAGCAGGTCGATCTGATCAGCGAGGGCGCGACCCTCGTGCGCCGCGAGTATCCGACGGCGATCGGTCCCGTCGACCTGATGGTGCGGGATGCCCATGGCGCCGCGATCGCGGTCGAGGTGAAGCGCCGTGGAGACATCGACGGCGTCGAGCAGCTCACCCGCTACCTCGAGCTGCTCGGGCGCGACCCGCATCTCGCTCCCGTCACGGGCGTGTTCGCTGCGCAGGAGATCAAGCCGCAGGCCCGCGTGCTCGCAGAAGACCGCGGCATCCGCTGCGTCGTGCTCGACTACGAGGGCATGAAGGGCATCGAATCGGGCATCCCCCGCCTGTTCTGA
- a CDS encoding MFS transporter: protein METALTRSQFVRWRIAIFAIFLASGLSIATWASRVPSIAAALQIDKAQIGLLLLGMGISSIIGISTGPIVMARTGARLGMLIGMALFGSGVILIGLGTDIFGSVPVVIAGLILFGFGNGSVDVMMNVEATAIEQQMGKTILPVFHAFFSFGTVIGAGAGAGAALLSMNVATHAGVVGAVIIAAAVVCFFQVPAREAALDPAPDEKPPFRQRMHTALEVWREPRTYALGVVMLGMSFAEGGANDWITLGVVEGHEQEVGMGALALTVFSVGMTVVRLFGGPLVDRFGRVGVLRVLAVTAASGILLFILAPSLPLVLLGAALWGIGASLGFPLGMSAAADDPAKAAARVSAAATIGYVAFLGGPPVLGVISQHFGLLNTLFILVALVVMSGLFSSAAKPLKTIEPAATK from the coding sequence ATGGAGACAGCCCTCACCCGCTCGCAGTTCGTCCGCTGGCGCATCGCGATCTTCGCGATCTTCCTCGCCAGCGGGCTGTCGATCGCGACCTGGGCCTCCCGCGTGCCCAGCATCGCCGCCGCACTGCAGATCGACAAGGCGCAGATCGGCCTGCTGCTGCTCGGCATGGGCATCTCGTCGATCATCGGCATCTCGACCGGCCCGATCGTCATGGCCCGAACGGGCGCACGGCTCGGGATGCTGATCGGCATGGCGCTGTTCGGGTCCGGAGTGATCCTGATCGGGCTCGGCACCGACATCTTCGGATCGGTTCCCGTCGTCATCGCCGGGCTGATCCTCTTCGGATTCGGCAACGGCTCGGTCGACGTGATGATGAACGTCGAGGCGACGGCCATCGAGCAGCAGATGGGCAAGACGATCCTGCCGGTGTTCCACGCGTTCTTCAGCTTCGGAACCGTCATCGGCGCCGGAGCGGGGGCAGGCGCGGCCCTGCTCTCGATGAACGTCGCGACCCACGCCGGCGTCGTCGGCGCGGTCATCATCGCCGCCGCGGTCGTCTGCTTCTTCCAGGTGCCCGCGCGCGAGGCGGCGCTCGATCCGGCACCAGACGAGAAGCCGCCTTTCCGTCAGCGCATGCACACTGCGCTCGAGGTGTGGCGGGAACCACGGACCTACGCGCTGGGCGTCGTCATGCTCGGCATGTCGTTCGCGGAGGGCGGCGCCAACGACTGGATCACCCTCGGCGTCGTCGAGGGTCACGAGCAGGAGGTCGGCATGGGCGCCCTGGCGCTCACCGTCTTCTCCGTCGGCATGACGGTCGTCCGGCTGTTCGGCGGGCCGCTCGTCGACCGCTTCGGCCGGGTCGGCGTGCTGCGCGTGCTGGCGGTGACGGCGGCATCCGGCATCCTGCTCTTCATCCTCGCCCCGAGCCTTCCGCTGGTGCTGCTGGGGGCGGCGCTCTGGGGCATCGGCGCCTCGCTCGGCTTCCCGCTCGGCATGTCGGCCGCCGCCGACGACCCGGCTAAGGCCGCAGCGCGCGTGAGCGCCGCGGCCACCATCGGCTACGTCGCGTTCCTCGGCGGCCCGCCGGTCCTGGGCGTGATCAGCCAGCACTTCGGCCTGCTCAACACCCTCTTCATCCTGGTGGCGCTCGTGGTCATGTCGGGTCTGTTCTCGTCGGCTGCGAAGCCGTTGAAGACCATCGAGCCCGCTGCGACGAAGTAG
- a CDS encoding LacI family DNA-binding transcriptional regulator produces the protein MSTGTRRATIADVAREAGVSTSTASVVFSGKVNVADATREKVLAAAAALGYTGPDPRAASLRTGRSGIVGVVLGGELRHAFLDPVTTVMMDGLTDALASISAGILLLRDDPRDDEPPPIADAPVDAVVLIGCSTRTREVLDVVRQRGLPVVVIEGDAGDDVPEVSLDNRQASARIAQYVFQLGHRRVATITLPLDPARERAPLTAQRVTAATVPVTLDRLSGFREAYPDAPGISAGGSLVDEGYLVARTLLASDDGVLLDDRPTAIVAQSDLLAVGAIRAAEDLGLRVPHDLSVVGFDGIAADGLGSLVLTTMSQPALAKGRAAGEQIARMLKGERGESVHFTCEFREGDTAAPPAA, from the coding sequence ATGAGCACCGGAACGCGTCGAGCGACCATCGCCGATGTCGCGCGCGAGGCGGGGGTCTCGACCTCCACGGCTTCGGTCGTGTTCAGCGGCAAGGTGAACGTCGCCGATGCGACTCGCGAGAAGGTGCTCGCCGCGGCAGCGGCTCTGGGCTACACCGGACCCGATCCTCGCGCGGCCTCGCTTCGGACGGGCCGCAGCGGCATCGTCGGCGTCGTGCTGGGGGGAGAGCTGCGGCACGCGTTCCTCGACCCGGTGACGACCGTGATGATGGACGGCCTGACCGATGCGCTGGCCTCGATCAGTGCCGGCATCCTGCTGCTGCGCGACGACCCTCGCGACGACGAGCCGCCCCCCATCGCCGACGCTCCCGTCGACGCCGTCGTGCTGATCGGATGCTCGACGCGCACCCGCGAGGTGCTCGACGTCGTACGGCAGCGCGGCCTGCCCGTCGTGGTCATCGAGGGCGACGCGGGAGACGATGTGCCCGAGGTCTCTCTCGACAATCGACAGGCGAGCGCACGCATCGCGCAGTACGTATTCCAGTTGGGGCATCGGCGGGTGGCGACGATCACTCTGCCGCTGGATCCCGCCCGCGAGCGCGCGCCGCTCACTGCGCAGCGCGTGACCGCGGCGACCGTTCCGGTGACGCTCGACAGGCTGAGCGGGTTCCGTGAGGCGTACCCAGACGCCCCCGGCATCTCTGCAGGCGGAAGCCTGGTCGACGAGGGCTACCTCGTTGCGCGCACGCTGCTCGCCAGCGATGACGGTGTGCTTCTCGACGACCGGCCCACGGCGATCGTCGCGCAGAGCGATCTGCTCGCGGTCGGCGCCATCCGGGCCGCCGAGGACCTGGGCCTGCGGGTGCCCCACGACCTCAGCGTGGTCGGATTCGACGGCATCGCCGCCGACGGCCTCGGCTCTCTCGTGCTGACGACCATGTCGCAGCCGGCGCTCGCGAAGGGCCGCGCGGCCGGTGAGCAGATCGCGCGCATGCTCAAAGGCGAGCGCGGCGAATCGGTGCACTTCACGTGCGAGTTCCGCGAAGGCGACACGGCGGCGCCGCCTGCCGCCTGA
- a CDS encoding aldo/keto reductase, which yields MSIRFPHGPTVPEIGIGTWFVGDEPTRRDDEIAAIRAGLDAGLRVIDTAEVYGDGRAEDLVGEAIRGRRDDVFLVSKVLPYNASAAGVRRAVHASLRRLGTDRLDLYLLHWRGAVPFGETVAAFERLMDDGDILAWGVSNLDLDDMSELPPGCATDQVLYNPSRRGPEVDLFPLLRAQSIPVMAYSPLEQARMLDDPRLAELAASVGLSPAQLVLAWVVREGDVLAIPKAGSVAHARENAAVLGVTLSADVQAEIDRLFPAPRHPVPLEML from the coding sequence ATGAGCATCCGTTTCCCGCATGGCCCCACGGTGCCCGAGATCGGCATCGGCACGTGGTTCGTCGGCGACGAGCCGACTCGTCGAGACGACGAGATCGCCGCGATCCGGGCAGGGCTGGATGCCGGTCTCCGCGTCATCGACACCGCTGAGGTGTACGGCGACGGACGCGCTGAGGATCTCGTGGGGGAGGCGATCCGCGGACGGCGCGACGACGTGTTCCTGGTGAGCAAGGTGCTGCCGTACAACGCCTCGGCCGCCGGCGTGCGCAGAGCGGTTCACGCCAGCCTCCGCCGCCTGGGCACCGACCGTCTCGACCTGTACCTGCTGCACTGGCGGGGTGCGGTGCCGTTCGGCGAGACGGTGGCTGCCTTCGAGCGCCTCATGGATGACGGCGACATCCTGGCGTGGGGCGTGAGCAACCTCGATCTCGACGACATGTCCGAGCTGCCGCCCGGATGCGCGACCGACCAGGTGCTCTACAACCCTTCGCGCCGCGGACCCGAGGTCGATCTCTTCCCTCTGCTGCGGGCGCAGAGCATTCCGGTCATGGCATACTCCCCGCTCGAGCAGGCACGGATGCTCGACGATCCGCGGCTTGCAGAGCTCGCTGCATCCGTCGGCCTCTCCCCCGCCCAGCTGGTTCTGGCCTGGGTCGTCCGCGAGGGCGATGTCCTGGCCATTCCGAAGGCCGGATCGGTGGCGCACGCTCGTGAGAACGCCGCCGTGCTCGGCGTCACCCTGTCCGCCGACGTGCAGGCCGAGATCGACCGGCTCTTTCCCGCACCCCGGCATCCGGTTCCGCTCGAGATGCTCTGA
- a CDS encoding Na+/H+ antiporter subunit A, producing MLLLLAVFLAGSLVLPLLVRWLGAQAFVLGALVPAAAFVHALTQTPRVLDAADAPFENYAWIPQLGLNLSMRMDVLGWVLTLIVTGVGALVLLYCRWYFYDDGREVAQFAGVLLGFAGAMYGLVLTDDLVMLVMFWELTSILSYLLIGHYRRRAASRRAALQALLVTTLGGLVMFVGVVLLVVDAGTSSIRELLALAPTGPLVDAAIVMLLIGAISKSALFPFHFWLPGAMAAPTPVSAYLHAAAMVKAGIYLIARFAPIFALSAPWRPIVITLGVFTLLLGGIQALRETDLKRILAFGTVSQLGFFAVVVGYGTPAAALAGLALVIGHALFKSALFLIVGVIDRQLSTRDIDELSGVGRQAPVMATAAFISVASMMGIAPTIGYVAKESTLTALLEDAQHGSVWGWVALAGVTLGAILTAAYGCRFLWGAFWRKKDAAGVSMPETAWPDPPVGFLSAPIVLAGLTLAAGIGAPAVDVALQGYATTLGDEEPGHLALWHGIEPALLLSIGAIIAGIGVFVLSIRTRWDRRARVLRFTAADAYYLVMRGVDRLSVLTTSLTQRGSLPLYVGTIFVVLLAAEATALVAAMPDRVALSAWHTPVQIVVAPVMAVAGIVAVRARKRYTGVVLVSVTGLGMVVLFATSGAPDLALTQILVETVTMVTFALVLRRLPSRMGEHNASVGRIPRAVLAVGVGVVMAFVAIVATQARMFDPISLDFPQLAYELGHGKNVVNVALVDLRGWDTMGELSVLVLAATGVASLVFVTHRADLLSATRDLPETKRRSTARRPMVETDEGLRFQTAENSDAPRAWLVGGQQVKAENRSILLEVIVRVLFHTIILVSIYLLFAGHNGPGGGFAGGLVAGMALVMRYIAGGRWELGAAAPTDAGRLLGAGLTLAVGAALLPLFFGMAPLQSTVWEAEVPLLGHLEFVSSTVFDVGVYLVVIGLVLDVLRSLGAEVDRQALEMRSRGVVI from the coding sequence ATGCTGTTGCTCCTCGCCGTGTTCCTGGCAGGGTCTCTGGTTCTCCCCCTCCTGGTGCGCTGGCTCGGAGCACAGGCATTCGTGCTCGGCGCGCTCGTGCCCGCTGCAGCCTTCGTGCACGCGCTCACCCAGACGCCGCGCGTGCTGGATGCCGCGGATGCGCCCTTCGAGAACTACGCGTGGATCCCGCAGCTCGGGCTCAACCTCTCGATGCGCATGGACGTTCTCGGCTGGGTGCTGACGCTCATCGTCACGGGCGTCGGCGCGCTCGTGCTGCTCTACTGCCGCTGGTACTTCTACGACGACGGGCGCGAGGTCGCGCAGTTCGCCGGCGTGCTGCTGGGCTTCGCGGGCGCGATGTACGGACTGGTGCTCACCGATGACCTGGTCATGCTGGTCATGTTCTGGGAGCTCACGAGCATCCTGTCGTACCTGCTCATCGGTCATTACCGCCGCCGTGCAGCCAGTCGTCGTGCCGCCCTGCAGGCGCTTCTCGTGACGACCCTCGGCGGACTGGTGATGTTCGTCGGGGTGGTCCTGCTCGTCGTCGACGCCGGCACCTCCAGCATCCGGGAGCTGCTGGCCCTCGCCCCGACTGGGCCCCTGGTCGACGCCGCGATCGTCATGCTGCTCATCGGCGCCATCTCGAAATCGGCGCTCTTCCCCTTCCACTTCTGGCTGCCAGGCGCCATGGCCGCGCCGACCCCGGTCAGCGCCTACCTGCACGCCGCCGCGATGGTGAAGGCCGGTATCTACCTCATCGCGCGCTTCGCGCCGATCTTCGCGCTGTCGGCGCCCTGGCGCCCCATCGTCATCACGCTGGGCGTCTTCACCCTGCTGCTCGGCGGCATCCAGGCGCTGCGCGAGACCGACCTCAAGCGCATCCTCGCCTTCGGCACCGTGAGCCAGCTCGGCTTCTTCGCGGTCGTGGTCGGCTATGGAACGCCGGCTGCGGCTCTGGCCGGCCTCGCCCTCGTGATCGGTCACGCCCTGTTCAAGTCGGCCCTGTTCCTCATCGTCGGCGTGATCGACCGCCAGCTCTCCACGCGCGACATAGACGAGCTCTCGGGTGTGGGCCGCCAGGCGCCCGTGATGGCGACAGCGGCGTTCATCTCGGTCGCCTCGATGATGGGCATCGCGCCGACGATCGGCTACGTCGCGAAGGAGTCGACCCTCACCGCCCTGCTCGAAGACGCCCAGCACGGCTCTGTCTGGGGATGGGTCGCGCTGGCCGGCGTGACACTGGGCGCGATCCTCACCGCGGCCTACGGATGCCGCTTCCTCTGGGGCGCGTTCTGGCGCAAGAAGGATGCCGCCGGCGTCTCCATGCCCGAGACGGCATGGCCGGATCCGCCCGTCGGCTTCCTGTCCGCCCCGATCGTCCTCGCCGGCCTCACCCTCGCCGCAGGCATCGGCGCACCGGCGGTCGACGTCGCCCTGCAGGGGTACGCGACCACGCTCGGCGACGAGGAGCCGGGTCACCTCGCCCTGTGGCACGGCATCGAACCAGCCCTTCTGCTGTCGATCGGCGCGATCATCGCAGGCATCGGGGTGTTCGTGCTCAGCATCCGCACCCGCTGGGACCGCAGGGCCCGCGTGCTGCGATTCACCGCAGCCGACGCGTACTACCTCGTCATGCGCGGTGTCGACCGCCTCTCAGTGCTGACGACGAGCCTCACCCAGCGCGGTTCGCTGCCGCTGTACGTCGGCACGATCTTCGTGGTGCTGCTCGCCGCCGAGGCCACCGCTCTCGTCGCCGCCATGCCCGATCGGGTGGCGCTCTCGGCCTGGCACACGCCGGTGCAGATCGTCGTGGCGCCGGTGATGGCCGTCGCCGGCATCGTCGCCGTGCGTGCACGCAAGCGCTACACGGGCGTCGTGCTCGTCTCGGTCACCGGCCTCGGAATGGTCGTGCTGTTCGCGACGAGCGGCGCTCCCGACCTCGCCCTCACGCAGATCCTCGTCGAGACGGTCACGATGGTGACCTTCGCCCTCGTGCTGCGTCGTCTGCCGTCGCGCATGGGAGAGCACAACGCCTCGGTCGGTCGCATCCCGCGCGCCGTGCTCGCCGTGGGAGTGGGCGTCGTCATGGCCTTCGTCGCGATCGTCGCGACACAGGCGCGCATGTTCGACCCGATCTCACTCGACTTCCCGCAGCTCGCATACGAGCTCGGCCACGGCAAGAACGTCGTCAATGTCGCCCTGGTCGACCTGCGCGGATGGGACACGATGGGCGAGCTGAGTGTGCTCGTGCTGGCCGCCACCGGTGTGGCGTCGCTGGTCTTCGTCACCCATCGCGCCGACCTGCTCTCGGCCACCCGCGACCTGCCCGAGACCAAGCGCCGCTCCACGGCGCGGCGGCCCATGGTCGAGACCGACGAGGGCCTGCGCTTCCAGACCGCCGAGAACAGCGACGCCCCTCGTGCCTGGCTGGTGGGCGGACAGCAGGTGAAGGCCGAGAACCGCTCGATCCTGCTCGAGGTCATCGTGCGCGTGCTGTTCCACACGATCATCCTCGTGTCGATCTACCTGCTCTTCGCGGGCCACAACGGGCCTGGCGGCGGCTTTGCCGGCGGGCTGGTCGCCGGCATGGCGCTCGTGATGCGCTACATCGCCGGCGGACGCTGGGAACTGGGGGCCGCGGCTCCGACCGACGCCGGGCGCCTGCTGGGCGCCGGTCTCACCCTGGCCGTCGGCGCTGCTCTTCTGCCCCTGTTCTTCGGGATGGCTCCGCTGCAGAGCACCGTGTGGGAGGCCGAGGTACCGCTGCTCGGCCACCTCGAGTTCGTGAGCTCGACCGTCTTCGACGTCGGGGTCTACCTCGTGGTGATCGGTCTCGTGCTCGACGTGCTGCGCAGCCTGGGCGCCGAGGTCGATCGGCAGGCCCTCGAGATGCGCAGCAGGGGGGTGGTGATCTGA
- a CDS encoding Na(+)/H(+) antiporter subunit C yields the protein MDVSLTLIVIMAVLFASGVYAMMERSLTRVLIGFLLLGNATNLLLLIVMGVPGAAPFYGEKGAVSDPLPQALTLTAIVITFAVSAFLLALIYRSWQLGQADTVEDDLGDIAVRERTDAEEDLIDDESSLEDEEATTDFVGVSTAPITVLNMRDHPSIVDDAPVDVPDARDAASRHPDARAAEPDGGPADEKPDEKGEQP from the coding sequence ATGGATGTCTCGCTGACCCTCATCGTGATCATGGCCGTGCTGTTCGCCTCCGGCGTCTACGCCATGATGGAGCGCAGCCTCACCCGCGTGCTCATCGGCTTCCTGCTGCTCGGCAACGCGACCAATCTGCTGCTGCTGATCGTGATGGGCGTGCCAGGTGCCGCGCCGTTCTACGGCGAGAAGGGCGCGGTCAGCGACCCGCTGCCTCAGGCCCTCACGCTCACCGCGATCGTGATCACCTTCGCTGTCTCGGCGTTCCTGCTCGCTCTCATCTACCGCTCATGGCAGCTCGGCCAGGCCGACACCGTCGAGGACGACCTCGGCGACATCGCGGTGCGCGAGCGCACCGATGCCGAGGAAGACCTCATCGACGACGAGTCGTCGCTCGAGGACGAGGAGGCCACCACCGACTTCGTCGGCGTCAGCACCGCCCCGATCACCGTGCTCAACATGCGCGATCATCCGTCGATCGTCGACGACGCACCGGTGGATGTTCCGGATGCCCGAGACGCGGCATCCCGGCATCCGGATGCCCGTGCCGCAGAGCCTGACGGCGGACCCGCTGATGAGAAGCCTGACGAGAAGGGGGAGCAGCCGTGA
- a CDS encoding Na+/H+ antiporter subunit D, with the protein MNALVPLIVMLPLLGAAVTLIFGRNPRLQVVVTTGTLVAVSIIAAVLLAAVDAANEPFAVSVGGWPVPFGIILYVDRLAALLVLISSIVLLAVLLFSIGQGAADGAEETPISIFNPTYLILAAGIFDAFIAGDLFNLYVGFEILLVASYVLITLGSTESRIRTGAVYIVVSLVSSILFLAAIAMIYGAVGTVNMAQVAERVAQLPQETQLVLHLMLLIAFGIKAAIFPVSFWLPDSYPTAPAPVTAVFAGLLTKVGVYALIRTETQLFASNDINMLLQIVALATMVIGVLGAVAQAELKRILSFTLVSHVGYMIFGLAIATEDAIGATVYYIVHHIVVQTTLFLAVGLIERKAGSTSILRVSGLMKAAPVLAVLYFVPAINLGGLPPFSGFIGKVALFEAAAGVGTPMMIVLIFGGILTSLLTLYALMRAWNLAFWREDDGAADNDGRIEYLGNAPAADEQGETREIPAIMTYATAGMVAVTVALTVFAGPLYALCDRIGAGLLTPVTLEQIDEGAG; encoded by the coding sequence GTGAACGCACTCGTTCCCCTGATCGTGATGCTGCCGCTGCTGGGGGCGGCCGTCACCCTGATCTTCGGCCGCAACCCGCGTCTGCAGGTCGTGGTCACGACCGGCACGCTCGTCGCGGTGTCGATCATCGCGGCCGTGCTGCTGGCGGCGGTGGATGCGGCGAACGAGCCTTTCGCCGTGTCGGTGGGCGGCTGGCCGGTTCCCTTCGGGATCATCCTCTACGTCGACCGCCTCGCCGCGCTGCTCGTGCTCATCTCGAGCATCGTGCTGCTCGCGGTGCTGCTGTTCTCGATCGGTCAGGGCGCCGCCGACGGCGCCGAGGAGACCCCGATCTCGATCTTCAACCCGACGTATCTGATCCTCGCCGCCGGCATCTTCGACGCGTTCATCGCGGGCGACCTGTTCAACCTCTACGTCGGATTCGAGATCCTGCTGGTCGCGTCGTATGTGCTCATCACGCTCGGCAGCACCGAGTCGCGCATCCGCACGGGCGCGGTGTACATCGTCGTGTCGCTGGTCTCATCGATCCTGTTCCTCGCGGCGATCGCCATGATCTACGGCGCAGTCGGCACGGTGAACATGGCCCAGGTCGCCGAGCGCGTGGCGCAGCTGCCGCAGGAGACGCAGCTCGTGCTGCACCTCATGCTGCTGATCGCGTTCGGCATCAAGGCCGCCATCTTCCCCGTGTCGTTCTGGCTGCCCGACTCGTACCCGACCGCCCCCGCACCCGTCACGGCGGTCTTCGCCGGCCTGCTGACCAAGGTCGGCGTGTACGCGCTGATCCGCACCGAGACGCAGCTGTTCGCGAGCAACGACATCAACATGCTGCTGCAGATCGTGGCGCTCGCGACCATGGTGATCGGGGTGCTCGGCGCGGTGGCGCAGGCCGAGCTGAAGAGGATCCTGTCGTTCACCCTGGTGAGTCACGTCGGCTACATGATCTTCGGCCTGGCGATCGCGACCGAGGATGCCATCGGCGCCACCGTGTACTACATCGTGCACCACATCGTCGTGCAGACCACCCTGTTCCTCGCCGTCGGACTCATCGAACGCAAAGCGGGCAGCACGTCGATCCTGCGGGTGAGCGGGCTGATGAAGGCCGCCCCTGTGCTGGCGGTGCTGTACTTCGTGCCCGCCATCAACCTCGGCGGCCTGCCGCCCTTCTCGGGGTTCATCGGCAAGGTCGCGCTGTTCGAGGCCGCCGCCGGCGTGGGCACGCCCATGATGATCGTGCTGATCTTCGGCGGCATCCTGACCTCGCTGCTCACGCTGTACGCGCTGATGCGCGCCTGGAACCTCGCCTTCTGGCGCGAAGACGACGGCGCCGCCGACAACGACGGCCGGATCGAGTACCTCGGCAACGCGCCCGCAGCCGACGAGCAGGGCGAGACGCGTGAGATCCCCGCGATCATGACGTATGCCACCGCGGGCATGGTCGCGGTGACCGTGGCGCTCACCGTCTTCGCGGGCCCGCTCTACGCGCTCTGCGACCGTATCGGCGCCGGACTGCTGACACCGGTGACCCTCGAGCAGATCGACGAGGGGGCCGGCTGA
- a CDS encoding Na+/H+ antiporter subunit E — MRETRRRIVRDILLQLPFMIWLVLLWLLLWHQFTPLAVVTGILVAVFVTRVFRLPTVELVGRVNLWHSLVFIVRFLGAVVMGAVSVTIQVFDFRRQPGSAIIQVPLRYADDIVTTHVAVTASLIPGSLVVESDRDRRILYLHVIGVRNREEVEAFRAEVLRWERRIVRAVGTPEQYEALKRDLASERSTQSSPSSPSNSPKGGIR, encoded by the coding sequence ATGCGCGAGACCCGGCGTCGCATCGTGCGCGACATCCTTCTGCAGCTGCCGTTCATGATCTGGCTGGTGCTGCTGTGGCTGCTGCTGTGGCACCAGTTCACGCCCCTGGCGGTGGTCACCGGCATCCTCGTGGCGGTCTTCGTCACGCGCGTCTTCCGCCTGCCGACGGTCGAGCTGGTCGGTCGTGTGAACCTCTGGCACTCGCTGGTCTTCATCGTGCGCTTCCTCGGTGCGGTGGTGATGGGCGCCGTGAGCGTCACGATCCAGGTGTTCGACTTCCGCCGCCAGCCGGGATCCGCGATCATCCAGGTGCCGCTGCGATACGCCGACGACATCGTCACCACGCACGTCGCCGTCACTGCATCCCTCATCCCCGGCTCGCTCGTGGTCGAGAGCGACCGCGACCGGCGCATCCTGTACCTGCACGTCATCGGCGTGCGCAACCGCGAAGAGGTCGAGGCGTTCCGTGCCGAGGTGCTGCGCTGGGAGCGACGCATCGTGCGCGCCGTCGGCACGCCCGAGCAGTACGAGGCGCTGAAGCGCGATCTCGCATCTGAGCGGTCGACGCAGTCGAGCCCGTCCAGCCCGTCGAACTCGCCGAAGGGGGGCATCAGGTGA
- a CDS encoding monovalent cation/H+ antiporter complex subunit F, whose protein sequence is MNPLLIAILVVFGLAAILCVIRIIRGPSILDRTVASDVLLTEVMCVLGADMAINGHTRNIPVMLIIAAVGVFASISVARYVARRDNTAP, encoded by the coding sequence GTGAATCCGCTGCTCATCGCGATCCTGGTCGTCTTCGGCCTCGCCGCCATCCTCTGCGTGATCCGCATCATACGAGGGCCGTCGATCCTCGACCGCACCGTCGCGTCGGACGTGCTGCTCACCGAGGTGATGTGCGTGCTGGGCGCCGACATGGCGATCAACGGGCACACCAGGAACATCCCCGTGATGCTGATCATCGCGGCTGTCGGCGTCTTCGCATCGATCTCGGTCGCCCGCTACGTCGCACGAAGGGACAACACGGCACCATGA